The DNA window GTATGAGTACGTTTTGTCTTGATTAttattacctccgttttataatataagactttctagccttttCTAAGTTCATCAatcgatgaatgtatataatttattctagatttattagcatatacaTGAATCTAGGCtatactagaaagtcttacattaaaacggagggagcactGTACAGTAGCAGTGTCGAATCTGatattatcttttgttttttgttttttgtggCGTATGcactactagtactagttaAGCATTGATATATTGGGCTATTAATCGGCATTAATACTCCCATTAAACTATGAACGACGAACATGTCATGCATGGAACTATGGAAGCCACCAGCTGTTGTGTATAAAAAGTATGCATGTTACGATTTTGAACGAACACAATTAAATGACGTGTATTAATCATtggaaaaatacatataactaaacattacaaaatgcatgaaaaaagATCCCGTGACGTCTAAGTATATCCATAGAATCATCAAGCAtgcgtatgcatgtttgcaacaGATGTGTTTGCATACGTAGAAAATTAAACCACtccatattttatcaaatttattgaCATCAATTACAGCtggttttattcatatttaatgatcgattatatatatagccactCACAAAAAGTGGATCAAATTATAATCgtgcgcgtcgtcgtcgtcatcgtcatcaCGCTCTTCCGACGACGAGCCGGAcattgtcgccgccgccgtcgttcccGTTCCCATTCCCATCCACGTCGTGGACACGGCGCTACGACTACCGGCGGCCACcagcgggcggtggcggcgcatgTGCCCGCCGAGCGCCTGGCCGGTGGAAAACACCTTGCCGCACATGTCGCACCGGTGCACTACCGGCGACGAGGCCctgccaccaccgccggcctTACCGGGACGTgcgccgaggaggagctccaGGCCGTCGGCGCGCACCCGCGGCCGTTTGTGGCTGGTCCGGTGGCCGCCGAGGGCCTGGAACGTGGAGAACCGCCGGCCGCATGTCCGGCACTGGAACTCGCCGCCGAGCTGCACCCGCCTGCAGCTTCCGCTGCCCTTGGAGATTACCTTGCTCGCCGGAGACAGTGTCAGCAGCAGCATTAGCTTCACCGGAGAAGATCGCGTCGACGTACTACTGGTGGCGACCTCCATCGATCGCCGGCGACGTCAACGACTACACtaaactatataaatatatatctgagcttaaaaagattatatacGTACTTTGGTGTGCCGAATCTTAATCAACACGTTAAAAGTGTTAATCAGATCGCAGACTATCGAATGTTCTAATGCCATTCCATGACCACGTATATATAGAGAGTTCGCAAGCATGCATAGAGCTAGCTAGGGTTAATATCATATCGGCGTTGACCAGAGGTCAACGTCAAGCTCGTCGATGAGATATATGCAATACACATGTGTGAAATTGCGTTGCGTTTCAGTGGACTTGGAAACGTACGTCTCCCTTCTGACGAACACACGCTTACGTGTACCGTGTGGGCGAGGATGAGCTATCGATGCGTCAGCCTTTCGATGCATCTGGCCGTCCGTTCCGCGCCGAGATTCGTGCGGTAGCTTCTGGGAAGCTACGTGCACATGGCAGGGATACTATTGTTTTGTGTGAATGTGGATAGGATCGGTAACGATGCAATCGATCCGTGTTGTTTACAAAGGCACGAATGAAGAAACCTAGGGTTGGGTTCTTTGTTGTGTGGATGTGGATATACCATGTTGTCATTGTAAATGGGAACAACAACAACTTAAGCGTGTTGGATGTTCAAGACGATGTCaattcttttctttgtttgttgGTGATCCAAGTCACGTGCATCTtcccgtcctaaaatatacaCATTTCTAGATAGTTAAGCATGTATtaagattaagaaaaaaaatcatgaaattaACTGGGTAAAATGAAAAGTGATTAATGAGAAACATCGTACTGTGTATagcgataaaaatatttatattttggtgtagaatttaaattctaaaaatatttatattttagaatagataaAGCACGACATgagagtataaatatgtacttaATATCAATGACCAAGGGAAGACTATGATCCAGTCCTCGTAATGGGTTGGATATGGATCGAAGAATTTTGTACCGGCTAAAAACAAATCCAGTTGGATGAGCCACGGACCTAATTTCTTTatgaaataagataaacaccgatgttcttttctcctttttggtCTGTTTGTCTCAAAGGAGGAAACTAACTAATATTTGGTCTACCTACCAATAGCCCACGGGTCGGTATATGttgttacatattttaaacGATAATACCACCTCGAGATCTACTCATTCagaatttagaaactaacaaATCATGAAAATATTGTCACAATTCCGATTCAGAAGTAAGGACAACttggtatatatttattacttttGAATTATGAAATAATTAGACCATATTCGAGACTTCAGACCATGTACAACTTAAGCGTATCATACGTTCATTCTTTGCTTGTCTGCTGGTGAAGTGGCATGCATATCTTCTACGGTAGGAGAGTATTTGTTTGTACTTAACATCAATGACGAAGAATTGAGATTGGGGTCATGAATTAAGACTGAGACTTAATTTGTTTAAGAACTCTGTTTTGTTGATATAGAAGAATGCAAATTGTGAGCTTTTCATGGTGTGAAATCAGGGGAACTAAGCTTGTGCTGTCTCCCACAGGGAGGAAACCTAGTTAGATTAGGTCCATATAATCATTCTTGTGAGGAACTTCATGGTGTTCTTCTCAACTGTTTGTGGAAGTGGTACACAAATACCCTGTGGGCTGCAATGATTGAGCTTAAAAATTGCCTGATATTTTAGAAGCAACTTATGGGCATGTTCACCATAGGACAATATAATGACTTTTGCTTAGAAGTCACTagtcaaaatataataaatacaaaacataCTTGTGGTTTTTGCCTATCCAAGTGGTTGAATGCACAAATGAATTAAGCTCTGCTGTTTGGTAACTACTGGAGAGCAGATTAAGCCAAGTTGGCATTCATTTGCCAATGAAgttgcaattaattaattaggctacTATTTATTGATAGGAATCCAATGTTTCCAGCAGAGCCAAAGAAGATAGGTGAAAAGTACATGGTTATCTAGACGAAAGAGTACTTCAGGCAATTGATGAGAGATAGAGAGATAAGGCAGTAAGTTAATTGTAAACTCAATTGCAGAAGTTACCAGGAAATTATATTCTGAAATGGGGTAAAATATAGGACCAATAGTAGTCAACGAGCTTACTGAGTCGTATGTACAACAATATCAACGAATTGAATCAATCAATCGTAAGAGCACCAGGTAGCAAGACATGTCAAATTGACCTTGCATTACAAAATTTACTGGAAACTGCATGAATGATGTTGTTAATTCCAATTGGGCCGTCTTGGAGAATAATTCTTCTAACGGGCAGTCTCGGAGAAAATCACTCAACTGGATCGATCAACTGACAACACCTGGCTGAAAGAAAACTAAACGGTAGATAGGCCCAATTAACTGACAGACCTAATATAGGAGAAGCCCAAGAACAAGGATGCTTCTGCTCTCACCCAACTTACCCAATGAGCAATGCAATTCTGCTCTAAAAAACAGAGAGGAAGAGCAATCAGCaatgcaatctctctctcaagAAAAAGTGAGCAAGAACAATACAATAGGATAGagttaataataataagtgagCAAATGCAATGGGTACTCAAATGGtctcttttaaataaaatatagacaCAAACGctcgtgtgtatatatatatatgatcaggGACGGATGATCCCACGTGAAAAATAGGAGAAAGGGAAGAGGGGGAGTAAGAAGAAGAAATGGCTAAAAAAATACGAATAGCCTTCAGATCTTAGATCCGTCGTCGTAgaagatgaatatatatatatatatatatatatatatatatatatatatatgaacataaaCTGGATAGTTTACCCAGTCTACAAATCACAAATGAACTAATTCATGCCGATGAGGCCCACCAAATTGTGCTCTGGCAACATACGTATTTCCTGCTTGATATGACGTCGACTTATCTGAACGtcaagatcgatcgatcgttgtGCACTCGTGCCTTGAATGACGGatcatttctttttaattttttctcttgtcTCCGTCGCAATCCTGCTCTGTTATCAATCACAAGGCTGAAACCTTTTGATACACTtcattcatttaaaaaaaaacagaaagccTTTTGATACAAACTACAGAGGTACCAAAAAGGATCCACAGAATACGGTATAAATTTCAGAATAGAAATCCAAATTCTCAACAAACATGATGAAGTTTAAGTAATCTGACAGCTGACATAGTTTTCGCAGTCTTTGGCTCATTATACCAGCTGACAATTACATATTAACGCATAATGTTAACattaatagattattattatACCGCATAATATGATCGATGCTTTAACTtacaagcatatatatacgtatttgCCAGGCAGGGTTTACTAGCCGGTTAGGATTTCACCAAATCTGAACTTCTCGGATCCAATTGATAACACCAACCACTCAATTTTTTCGGCCAagctcaaaaaaaatcaaactgaattttatatttttgacaaGATTTGTCTggatttcatattttttatcagtCCATCCTAGTTTCCTCAAAATATAGAGATATCGCTAGTGAACGGTTTTTGATCTAATATTAGAATTGTGAATCCTGGTACCAGGTATCAATCAATTTATTCCTGATAACTCCTACCTAgcgggtgattgtttgagtttttcacataaaaaaccaaataccatatttacaaataaaaataatatataaatcaaatgtttatatatctaaaaacatatgctagaaaataaacttcggtgaaaaacctcaaaatcaacaccaaatttaatattgaatatcaaattttagtttataaacctaggcaaaaagtgaaaagatatggGTGAAATTTATCCCAAACCTTCTTAATATAGCCCGAGGTGTAGTTTGAAATAGGAATGCATGGTAGATGGTGCATGCCAAAGTGTGAACCCTTTTCTCTTTCAAAATCTTGCATAATGGCAATGATTAgctcaatattttttcttgcgTGAAAGAGACATAGTATTTTAACTTGTAATTTGAGTCCACCTTATCATAAATATGTATtgtattttcaataaaaaaaatagttattatcTTGTCAAGTTCTTTGGATACCGTTACGACCCTCCTTTTACGTATCATATAAAGCTATTCTATATTAGGTGAGATATAACGACAAGCACCATAATTTTATAGTCAACTAgtataaaattactcatatattaatattatcatTAATATAACTATGCACCATTAAATAAAAACGCCGGACGTTTCTTATTTTAGTTAAGTCATTTTACACTCGTCCTCAATCGACTTAAATCATTCCTCATTTAGATAAAATCGGCTTAAGATATACTCTCGCTTCTTCGCTTACCCCAGTTTATTTCATTCATACACAAATACATCTATATCTGCGATATCTATGCTGATCTATGCAACATAGTTACATAGCAGATGATCCATTCACAAaaatgaggagagagagagagagggtagAGAAAAACTCCATCTTCCATAGTTCCATTCCATCCATCCTTGGCTTCCAAGAActcctttttctcctctcccggagaactccttccttccttcctcccctcGCCTTCgtgcgtcctcctcctcccccatcCAAAGCTCGCAACTTGACACCCCACTCGCGCGACTTCCATGTCCTGTAGCCGCATCTGCATGTCAAGCCAcggggaggccgccgccgccgccgcgccgtcacaCCCGTGACATccatccctccctccctcccccggTGTCCGTCCATGTTCGCCCCTGGTTCTTGATTCGTCAGGTCCCGTGACAACTTGCTCCTCCCTGATTTGTCCGGTGCTGCCGGAGCCTGCAGCATGGCGCCGTTGCGTGGGGCCAAGCGacggaggaaggcggcggcggagaagaaggctgcaatggcggcggctgctgcggcgggAGGCGCGCCcggggcaggcggcggcgactggtGGGACGGCTTCTGCATGCGGATGTCAGGTgcgtctctctctctgtctctctgtctcgctgcggtggtggtggtggcagtacGTCTCGGCGAGATTTGTGCAGATTGTGTGGCACGTCGGTGGATGCTCCGGTGCCGATTTTTAGATCTAATTTGCATCAGGTTCGAATTGTTGGAGAGTTGGAGTAATCTTGTGCTTTATCGATCGTTTCGAGGAGTAGTCATAGCAAATGGTGGTTCTGCAAGATTGACACTACAATACCACTGTCTGTCTGTTCATGCTGCATCCTGGTAGATGAACATGCAATTCAGTCTTCGAATTTGTTTAGGACACCTGTTGCATTATGTGAGCTCTGAATCGTGGACAATTGAGCTCTCAGTTCAGTCGGTTGCTCTGATTACTTTCAGCAAGTTGATATGCTCGTACAGTTATCATGTCTAGCAAATTGAGTATGGTTTGAGAGCAAATGCAGGCAGCATACACCATGAATTGAAAGTTAATTGCTTGTCTGATTACTGATGCTAGTCATTGCTTCTtgtgtttgtttctattttcCAAGGTAAATGCTAGAATAATAATTCCTGTTGCTTATGTCCTGTCACAGTAGATGTGTTCTATGTTGGTTATATGGAATGCTCCTGATTAGTCCATAAAACTGTAGCTACTCTTCCTCTAAGTTATCCAACCATATGCAACAACAAAACAACTATTGTTCTAAATAATTACCAGAATTGGTTTGGAACTCTTGCTAGATGGTAGGGTGTTGCATTGGATGATCTGTCTGCATAATATGCTGGGCACTTGGGCATTCGTGTTGTGTTACCATTTTCTTACAGTTGCAAAACTTTTTTAGCCCTAATGTGAGGTAGTAGTATCACACGAAGCAAATTATTCATTCCTGACTATCTTCAGATTTCAGTGAAGGGAGGTGGATTCTAAGTTgttacttatatatatctaaaccGGCAACCAAAAGATTAGGAACTTTGtgctatatattttcaatGATTGAACATTCtgctatttgtttttttttacttaactGCAAACAAGTTTTTAAAACAGCTTGATGTTCATCTAAATTACAACATATACTGCtgcatttttttacaatatgatGGTCATTACACCATTCGATGCTAGCTGAAATGGATTAATTTtgtatgactatttttttttatgctggAATACTGGGCATGTTAAGTTTTAGGTTTAGATAATGCCAGTTCCTATGGGTTGTGgaatactccatccgtttcatattgtaagattctctagccttgtctaataaatgcatataatttgtatatatgtctagattcatagtattcatatgaatctaagcgatggtagaaagtcttacattgtgaaatagagggagtaaccAATTTGTTGATTGGTGCCACTTTATTATTTGGATGTAGCCCAGCATGTTGGTATATATGTTCTTCACTTAGTTTACCATATCATCAGTTAAGTTAAAATTCTCCTGAAAATCTCTACCTATCAAATACTTCAGTGGTCAATTTTGAGCAATGGTTACAAGTTAACCTTTGAGCacttgagtttttttaacacTTGCAGAAAAAGAGCTCCTTCATAGCAGATTACAGTTTTTGTAACCATTTTCTGCTTCCTTTTCAGGAACCTTATCTTGTATTGAGGATGCACAAAGATTTGAGTCTATCTTCAAAATGCCAAGGAGAACCTTCAACTACATCTGTAGCCTGGTGAGAGATGAAATGATGGTGAGGTCTAGCAGCTATACCTTTCTTGACGGGAAGGTGCTATCTTTAGAAgatcgggtggcggtggcTCTGATAAGGTTGAATTCTGGTGGATCACTGGTGACTGTTGGATCTGCTGTTGGTGTAAACCACTCAACTGTCTCACTGATAACATGGAGATTTGTTGAGGCTATGGAGGAGCGAGCGAGCCACCATTTGCGGTGGCCAGATTCCAGTGAAATGGAGAAGATCAAATCCATGTTTGAGAAGATACAGGGATTGCCAAACTGCTGTGGTGTCGTAGACACAACACACATCACAATGTGCCTTTCTTCAGCTGAGCCAAACTGTAAGGTCTGGCTGGACCATGAGAAAAATTACAGCATGGTCTTGCAAGCTGTTATCAGTCCAGACATGAGGTTCATGGACATTGTGACAGGATGGCCTGGTAGCATGAAAGAGTCTAGCATTTTGCATAGCTCGGGTCTTTTCAAGATGTGTGAAAAAGGTGCACGGCTGAACGGCAGCAAGCAGGCATTGTCAGATGGTTCAGAAATTGGCGAATACATAATCGGCGATGCAGGATATCCTCTTCTTCCCTGGTTGCTCACACCTTACCAAGAAAATAATCTCTCGGACGCCAAAGTAGAGTTCAATAAGAGACATGCAGCAGCCATAGCTGTTGCACCAAGGACACTGGTGAAGTTCAAAGACACATGGAAGTTCCTTCATGGCGAGATGTGGCGCCCCGACAAGCACAAGCTGCCTCGTATAATCCATGTGTGCTGCATGCTGCATAACATAATCATAGGCCTTCAGGGTTCAGCAATGGTTGAGGCAGACATGTCGAACAATCACGACGCGAATTACAAGCAGCAGGTGTGCCAGTTAGCAGATGAGAATGCTGTCATGGTGAGGGATAAACTGTCCGAACACTTGGTCAGCAGTTGACAGAGAGAAGAGGCCGTGGATGTACTGAAGAAACTGAACCTTAAGCCTGCTGCAACCTGCAGCTGATGAGTCTTTTGGCTCTGAGTTTCAGTTTTGATGAGTTTTATAGCCTTCTAGGGGAGTACTGCTAATTAGTCGGTCAGCTGTGACTATTGAAACCAAGTGTAACAGTAGAGCTCCAGCTCGCCCCTGTAGCGTGAAAATGGCATACAAATCAAACTAGTATAAGCTTCCTAGTAAAACTTAAACTGTTCAGACGACTATACAAgtctctccctttttttttcactctcGTGGAGGCATTTTAATTTTGGGGGCACTGcaactatttatttatgggAGATAGCTAAGCTATCCTTTGATTCTTGAGTAAATTTGTCCACAAACAAACACGTATGCATCTG is part of the Oryza brachyantha chromosome 11, ObraRS2, whole genome shotgun sequence genome and encodes:
- the LOC102701390 gene encoding protein ALP1-like → MAPLRGAKRRRKAAAEKKAAMAAAAAAGGAPGAGGGDWWDGFCMRMSGTLSCIEDAQRFESIFKMPRRTFNYICSLVRDEMMVRSSSYTFLDGKVLSLEDRVAVALIRLNSGGSLVTVGSAVGVNHSTVSLITWRFVEAMEERASHHLRWPDSSEMEKIKSMFEKIQGLPNCCGVVDTTHITMCLSSAEPNCKVWLDHEKNYSMVLQAVISPDMRFMDIVTGWPGSMKESSILHSSGLFKMCEKGARLNGSKQALSDGSEIGEYIIGDAGYPLLPWLLTPYQENNLSDAKVEFNKRHAAAIAVAPRTLVKFKDTWKFLHGEMWRPDKHKLPRIIHVCCMLHNIIIGLQGSAMVEADMSNNHDANYKQQVCQLADENAVMVRDKLSEHLVSS
- the LOC102701116 gene encoding zinc finger protein ZAT8-like → MEVATSSTSTRSSPVKLMLLLTLSPASKVISKGSGSCRRVQLGGEFQCRTCGRRFSTFQALGGHRTSHKRPRVRADGLELLLGARPGKAGGGGRASSPVVHRCDMCGKVFSTGQALGGHMRRHRPLVAAGSRSAVSTTWMGMGTGTTAAATMSGSSSEERDDDDDDDAHDYNLIHFL